The following DNA comes from Anaerolineae bacterium.
TCTTTTTAAGCTCTTCCATCAAGTTTATCTTTGTGTGAAGCCTTCCTGCGGTATCTACAAGCACAACATCAACCCCTCTGGCAATTGCTGCTTCTATACCATCATATGCAACAGCAGCAGGATCTGCATTATCCCTGTGTTTTACTATTTCTGCGCCTGCTCTATCAGCCCATATTGAAAGCTGTTCTATCGCCGCTGCCCTAAAGGTATCAGAAGCGACAATTAGAACCTTTTTCCCTTCGGCAGTATATTTTGCCGCCAGTTTCCCTATGGTAGTAGTTTTGCCGACACCGTTAACACCTATTACCATTATAACGTGAGGTTTAGAGGTGGTCTTTCCAGATGACGGAAGCAGCGAATGCATATTAAGAATGGAGAATATTTCCTCTCGCAACGCATCTTTCATCTGGTCAGGACCAGATATTTTTGCAGTTTTTTTTGCAATCCTCTCTATAATGTCCATGCTTGTCTGAACTCCTATGTCGGAGGTAATCAGAATCTCTTCAAGCTCTTCCAACAAATTATCATCAACTTTTCTGTTGCCTGCAAAAAGCTGGTCAATATCTGTTGTAAGAATTTCGCGGGTCTTGGCCAGACCTTGTTTTAAGTGTTTTAAAAAACCGATGGACACTGCTGGATCGACTGCTTTAGCCTTTGTTTCCTGCTTTGGCAAAATATGATTATCTTTATTCTTTTTTAACCAGTTAAAAACCATGATTAGCTCTGCTTTGCTCCGCAATTGGTTGAGCGATTAAGGATTAAGTAGGCGACTAATTTGGGCTACGCCAAATTTGCTGAAACAATCTTGGAAATACCCTGCTTTTCCATAGTGACGCCGAACAGCATATCAGCAAATTCCATAGTCTTTTTATTATGAGTGATCATAATAATCTGAGATTTTGATCCAATAATTTTCAGCAGATCATTAAACCGGAAGATATTGGCGTCATCAAGCGGCGCATCGATTTCATCCATAAGGCAGAAGGATGTGGGCTTAATTAAAAATATGGAAAAGATAAAGGCAATAGCACTAAGGGCTTTTTCTCCTCCGGACAGAAGGCTTATTCTGGTAAGTTTTTTCCCTCGTGGATGGACCATCAGCTCCACCCCTGTTTCCAGCAGATTGTTTGGATGTGTGAGGATAAGACTGGCCGAGCCGCCATCAAAAAGCTGTGGAAAAACCTCACTTAATTTTGTATTAATCAGGTTGAAAGTATCAATAAAACGTTTTTGCGTAATTTTGTTTATTTTCTTAATCACATTTTGAAGATCTTCCAGCGCTTTAACCAGATCGTTATACTGATTATTCATGAAATCAAAACGGGTTTCGAGTTGTTTATATTCCTTAATAGCTGCAAGATTAACATCGCCGATATTTGCAATCTTTTTTCTATACTCTGCGAGCTTATCTTCCATCTTATCTACAGGCATTTCCGGGATTTCAGATGCATTCGGCCTTAGTAGTGAAAGGGGTTTATGATAAAGTTCCGCCAAGCGGCCTGAAATGGCCTCCTGCTTTATATGACGCTG
Coding sequences within:
- the ftsY gene encoding signal recognition particle-docking protein FtsY, coding for MVFNWLKKNKDNHILPKQETKAKAVDPAVSIGFLKHLKQGLAKTREILTTDIDQLFAGNRKVDDNLLEELEEILITSDIGVQTSMDIIERIAKKTAKISGPDQMKDALREEIFSILNMHSLLPSSGKTTSKPHVIMVIGVNGVGKTTTIGKLAAKYTAEGKKVLIVASDTFRAAAIEQLSIWADRAGAEIVKHRDNADPAAVAYDGIEAAIARGVDVVLVDTAGRLHTKINLMEELKKIKRTISKKLPDAPHEILLVLDATTGQNALSQAKVFYDAVGVTGIAITKLDGTAKGGMVVSISSSLPIQLKYIGIGEKIDDLREFNAEQFVAALF